The Pelagibius sp. CAU 1746 genomic sequence CGGCTTCTTTGCCTGGAACCGGGGCCTTGCCTTGGGCGGCGTGGCGCGGGTCAGCCAAGTGCAGCTTCTTCAGACCTTCCTCACCATCGCCGCTTCGGCACTGCTGCTGGGTGAAGCGGTCGACGCCACCACCCTCGGCTTTGCGGTCTTCGTGGTGGCCAGCGTCGCCTTCGGCCGGCTCATGCCGGTGAAGCGGTGAAGCTGCTGTCGCGGGTTGCTGGGTCCCCGAGCGGGTCCGACGGCAGAAGGAACGGGCAGGAAGGTTCGCGGAAATGCCGCTTTCCGCACCGCCTGCCCGTATCCTCCCGGGGCCTGCCTGGCTCCTTGTCTCCGGCTGGGTCTCCTGCTGGGTCTCCGGCTAGCCGAAATCCAGGTTGATGGCGCCGTCCAGCTCCGACCAGGTGTCGATGGTGCCGTCGCCGATGCCGGCGAGCGTCAGGATGTCGCCGTTGTCGAAGGTAATGGTGACGTCGGTGCCGTCGTCGGCGACCATACTGTCGTTCAGGTCGCCGAATTCGTCGACCACGCCGTCGCTGTCGACGAATTCCAGCACGTCGCCGGCATTCAGCGCCACGTCGATGATGGTGTCGTTGCCTGTGCCGGCGTTGTTGCCGCCGCCGGTATCCGATTCGAAGTTATAGACGAAGCGGTCGTCGCCGCTGCCGCCTTCGATCGTGTCATTGCCCTGGTCGCCGTCGATGGTGTCGTTGCCGCTGCCGCCGTAGATCAGGTCGTTCCCGCCGACGTCTCCGGCGGTGTCGTCGCCGTCGATCAGGTCGTTGCCGGCGCCCCCGTAGATGGTGTCGTTGCCGTCCGGTGAGGTGTTGTTGGAGTCACCGAAAATGGTGTCGTCACCGCCCTCGCCGTAGATCAGGTCGTTGTTGGAGCCGCCGAGGATGCTGTCGGCATCGCCGCCGGCCAGGTCGCCGTCGTCACCATAGATGACGTCGGCGTTGAGGCCACCGTCGAGCACGTCCAGGCCGTTGCCGCCGTAGATCAGATCCTCGCCGAGGTCACCGGTGATGGAGTCGTTGTTGTCGCCGCCGTCGATGGTGTCGTCGCCGTCGTCGCCGAAGATGGTGTCGTTGCCGGCCTCGCCGAAGATCAGGTCGTTGCCACCGACATCTGCGGCGGTGTCGTCGCCGTCGATCAGGTCGTTGCCGGCGCCGCCGTAGATGGTGTCGTTGCCGTCCGGCGAGGTGTTGTCGGAGTCGCCGAAAATGGTGTCATCGCCGCCCTCGCCGTAGAGGACGTCATTGTTGGAGCCGCCGAGGATGAAGTCGGCATCGCCGCCGACGAGATCGCCGTCGTCGCCGTAGATGATGTCGGGAAGAATGTTGCCGTCGAGGTAGTCCAGGCCATTTCCGCCGTAGAGCACGTCCGCGCCGTCTTCGCCGAAGATGGAATCGTTGTCGTCGCCGCCGTCGATGGTATCGTCGCCGCTGTCGCCCCGGATGGTGTCGTTGCCGGCCTCGCCGAAGATCAGGTCGCTGCCGCCGACATCTGCGGCGGTGTCGTCGCCGTCGATGAGGTCGTTGCCGGCGCCGCCGTAGATGGTGTCCTCGCCGTCCGGCGAAGTGTTATCGGAGTCGCCGAAGATGGTGTCGTCTCCGCCTTCGCCATAGATCAGGTCGTTGTTGGAGCCGCCGTAAAGCAGGTCGGCGTCGCCGCCGGCGAGGTCGCCGTCGTCGCCGTAGATGATGTCCGCCAGGATGCCACTGCGGACGATGTCCATGCCATTGCCGCCGTAGATCAGGTCTTCGCCGTCGCCGCCGGTGATGGAGTCGTTGTCGTCGCCGCCGTCGATGGTGTCGTCGCCGGAATCGCCTTCGATGGTGTCGTTACCCGCCTCGCCGAAGATCAGGTCGCTGCCGCCGACATCTGCGGCGGTGTCGTCGCCGTCGATGAGATCGTTGCCGGCGCCGCCGTAGATGGTGTCCTCGCCGTCGGGCGAGGTGTTGTCGGAGTCGCCGAAGATGGTGTCGTCGCCGCCCTCGCCATAGATCAGGTCGTTGTTGGAGCCGCCGTAAAGCAGGTCGGCGTCGCCGCCGGCGAGGTCGCCGTCGTCGCCGTAGATGATGTCCGCCAGGATGCCACTGCGGACGATGTCCATGCCGTTGCCGCCGTAGATCAGGTCTTCGCCGTCACCGCCGGTGATGGAGTCGTTGTCGTCGCCGCCGTCGATGGTGTCGTTGCCGGAATCGCCTTCGATGGTGTCGTTGCCCGCCTCACCGAAGATCAGGTCGGCCTGACCCGCATCCGCAGCCTCGTCGTCGCCGTCGATCAGGTCGTTGCCGGCCCCGCCGTAGATGGTGTCCTCGCCGTCGGGCGAAGTGTTGTCGGAATCGCCGAAGATGGTGTCGTCGCCGCCCTCGCCGTAGATCAGGTCGTTGTTGGAGCCGCCGAGGATGAAGTCGGCATCGCCGCCGGCGAGATCGCCGTCGTCGCCGTAGATGATGTCGGGAAGAATGTTGCCGTCGAGGTAGTCCAGGCCATTTCCGCCGTAGAGCACGTCCGCGCCGTCTTCGCCGAAGATGGAATCGTTGTCGTCGCCGCCGTCGATGGTGTCGTCGCCGCTGTCGCCCCGGATTGTGTCGTTACCCGCCTCGCCGTAGATCAGATCGGCCTGATCGGTGTCTCCGGTGGCGATTTCGTCGCCTCCGTAGATCAGGTCGTTGCCGCTGCCGCCGTAGATGGTGTCCTCACCGTTGGGCGAGGTGTTGGCGGAATCGCCGACGATGGTGTCGTCACCGCCCTCGCCGTAGAGCAGGTCGTTGTTGGAGCCGCCGAGGATGCTGTCGGCGTCACCGCCAACGAGGTCGCCGTCGTCGCCGTAGACGGTGTCGGCCTGGATGTCGCCGCGCAGGACGTCCAGTCCGTTGCCGCCGTAGATGAGGTCCTCGCCGACATTGCCGTTGATGGAATCGTCGCCCTCGCCGCCGTCGATGGTGTCGCCGCCGTCCTGGCCCCGGATGGTGTCGTTGCCTGCGTCGCCGTAGAGCAGGTCGGCAAAGCCCGGGTCCCCGGAGGTCGGGTCATCGCCGTAGATCAGGTCGTTGCCGCTGCCGCCGTAGACGGTGTCGGCCCCGTTGGGCAGGGAGAAGTCGGCGTCGCCCACCAGGGTGTCGTTGCCGCCCTCGCCCCAGATCACGTCGTCGCCGATGCTGCCGTAGAGCACATCGTCGTCGCCGCCGATATTGTCTCCGTCGTCGCCGTAGATGGTGTCGGCATCGAAGCTGCCGTCGACGGTGTCGAGGCCGTTGCCGCCATAGATCAGGTCCATGCCCATGAACCCGTCGATGGTGTCGTTGCCCTCGCCGCCGTCGATGGTGTCGTCGCCGTCGCCGCCCTCGATGGTGTCATCGCCTGCGTCGCCATAGAGGAGGTCGTGGCCGTTCTCCCCGAAGATCTTGTCGTTGTCGCCGCCGCCGTAGGCCGTGTCGTCGCCGCTGCCGGCCTCTATGGTGTCGTCGCCTTCGTCGCCGTAGATCAGGTCGTTGCCGCCGAAATCGACCAGCCCGTCGTCGGCGACGATCGAATCGTTGCCGCTGCCGCCGTAGATCAGGTCGTTGCCGCTGCGGGTGTTGCCGCCGTCGTCTCCGTAGACCGTGTCGTTGCCGGCCCCGCCGTCCAGGGTATCGTCGCCGTCGGCATCCACGGAAGGTTCGTCGCCGTAGATCAGGTCGTCGCCGCCCTCGCCATAGGCGCGGTCGTTGCCGAGGCCGCCGTTTAGCGTGTCCGCGGCGCCCAGGCCGTCGCCGTCGTCGCCGTAGAGCAGATCGTTGCCGTCGTTGCCGAAAACCATATCGCTGTCGGCGCCGCCATAGACGCTGTCCGCGCCTTCGTTGCCGGCGACGCTGTCGTCGCCTTCGTCGCCGTAGGCCTGGTCGTCGCCGGTGTTGCCTTCGACCGAATCGTTGCCCGTGCCGCCCAGCAGGTAGTCGCCGCCTGCGCCGCCGTAGAGGCCGTCGTCGCCGCCGCCGCCGTAGAGGAAGTCGTTGTGGTCGTTCAGGTAGGGAATGGGGGCGAGATAGTCCGCCTCCGAGCCGCCGTAGAGCGAGTCGTTGCCGTCACCGCCCAGCAGGACGTCGGGCCCGCCGTAGCCTTCCAGCTTCTCGCCGCCGTCGCCCGCCTGCAGGAAGTCCTGCCCGGGCAGGGGGTCGGGGTTGTCCTGACCCGGGTTGAGGTCGTCGGTCACGGGGTCCGAGGGGTTGGGGTCCACCGTCGCCGTGTCGTTGAGAGCGCCGTCGGTGGGCGTGACGTTCGTCGTCCAGTCGGTCTGGTCGTCGTCGTCGGCCAGGTCGACGCGCGAGAAGATGAGGTGCCCCTCGGTGAACTGGCCGAAGAAGGTCTCGAAGTTGAAGCCCGGCAACTGCGCGCCGAATCCGTCGGGCGAGCCTGAGAAGTCGGCATCGGCGAGGACGGCAAGCTCCGCCTGCGTCAGGTTGGCCGCGAAGGTGTCCAGGGTCTGGTCGCCATCGATGTCCTCGCCCGCGCGGTAGACGAG encodes the following:
- a CDS encoding calcium-binding protein — its product is MSDDLELGVSGLVDTVAMDDALTEPAETAGLEAASLTGQAGGTSIIERPAPGQTVEIQSLPGQTYILNFPPASAQVAVRGDDFAVTFDDDGDGLADSQVVFLGMVQAAESGDVPAFRIAGIDVGADILIDQALALEGGTAGLNEVAAGPGALSGGVSAYDDNLGNILDLLAAQGVIPPVELEFGLISVEPDPILPIFPPPPLIINEIGLRVPIDIPGLPGAAPDEEPETAQAQKLPEYSFIELHNNSGVPTTTEDLTIQILNPDGALITFGLPDGITIPAGGFIVFYQLADDEGTAGVEDIIVRVFDAAGTVVGGFTIADATFWDLGDDTTEPIAVNLVYRAGEDIDGDQTLDTFAANLTQAELAVLADADFSGSPDGFGAQLPGFNFETFFGQFTEGHLIFSRVDLADDDDQTDWTTNVTPTDGALNDTATVDPNPSDPVTDDLNPGQDNPDPLPGQDFLQAGDGGEKLEGYGGPDVLLGGDGNDSLYGGSEADYLAPIPYLNDHNDFLYGGGGDDGLYGGAGGDYLLGGTGNDSVEGNTGDDQAYGDEGDDSVAGNEGADSVYGGADSDMVFGNDGNDLLYGDDGDGLGAADTLNGGLGNDRAYGEGGDDLIYGDEPSVDADGDDTLDGGAGNDTVYGDDGGNTRSGNDLIYGGSGNDSIVADDGLVDFGGNDLIYGDEGDDTIEAGSGDDTAYGGGDNDKIFGENGHDLLYGDAGDDTIEGGDGDDTIDGGEGNDTIDGFMGMDLIYGGNGLDTVDGSFDADTIYGDDGDNIGGDDDVLYGSIGDDVIWGEGGNDTLVGDADFSLPNGADTVYGGSGNDLIYGDDPTSGDPGFADLLYGDAGNDTIRGQDGGDTIDGGEGDDSINGNVGEDLIYGGNGLDVLRGDIQADTVYGDDGDLVGGDADSILGGSNNDLLYGEGGDDTIVGDSANTSPNGEDTIYGGSGNDLIYGGDEIATGDTDQADLIYGEAGNDTIRGDSGDDTIDGGDDNDSIFGEDGADVLYGGNGLDYLDGNILPDIIYGDDGDLAGGDADFILGGSNNDLIYGEGGDDTIFGDSDNTSPDGEDTIYGGAGNDLIDGDDEAADAGQADLIFGEAGNDTIEGDSGNDTIDGGDDNDSITGGDGEDLIYGGNGMDIVRSGILADIIYGDDGDLAGGDADLLYGGSNNDLIYGEGGDDTIFGDSDNTSPDGEDTIYGGAGNDLIDGDDTAADVGGSDLIFGEAGNDTIEGDSGDDTIDGGDDNDSITGGDGEDLIYGGNGMDIVRSGILADIIYGDDGDLAGGDADLLYGGSNNDLIYGEGGDDTIFGDSDNTSPDGEDTIYGGAGNDLIDGDDTAADVGGSDLIFGEAGNDTIRGDSGDDTIDGGDDNDSIFGEDGADVLYGGNGLDYLDGNILPDIIYGDDGDLVGGDADFILGGSNNDVLYGEGGDDTIFGDSDNTSPDGNDTIYGGAGNDLIDGDDTAADVGGNDLIFGEAGNDTIFGDDGDDTIDGGDNNDSITGDLGEDLIYGGNGLDVLDGGLNADVIYGDDGDLAGGDADSILGGSNNDLIYGEGGDDTIFGDSNNTSPDGNDTIYGGAGNDLIDGDDTAGDVGGNDLIYGGSGNDTIDGDQGNDTIEGGSGDDRFVYNFESDTGGGNNAGTGNDTIIDVALNAGDVLEFVDSDGVVDEFGDLNDSMVADDGTDVTITFDNGDILTLAGIGDGTIDTWSELDGAINLDFG